A genomic segment from Glycine max cultivar Williams 82 chromosome 1, Glycine_max_v4.0, whole genome shotgun sequence encodes:
- the IQD1 gene encoding protein IQ-DOMAIN 14: protein MGRATRWVKSLFGIRREKEKKLNFRCGEAKSMELCCSESTSNSTVLCHNSGTIPPNLSQAEAAWLQSFCTEKEQNKHAIAVAAATAAAADAAVAAAQAAVAVVRLTSQGRGRTMFGVGPEMWAAIKIQTVFRGFLARKALRALKGLVKLQALVRGYLVRKLATATLHSMQALVRAQARMRSHKSLRPMTTKNEAYKPHNRARRSMERFDDTKSECAVPIHSRRVSSSFDATINNSVDGSPKIVEVDTFRPKSRSRRAISDFGDEPSLEALSSPLPVPYRTPTRLSIPDQRNIQDSEWGLTGEECRFSTAHSTPRFTNSCTCGSVAPLTPKSVCTDNYLFLRQYGNFPNYMTSTQSFKAKLRSHSAPKQRPEPGPRKRISLNEMMESRNSLSGVRMQRSCSQVQEVINFKNVVMGKLQKST, encoded by the exons ATGGGGAGAGCCACTAGGTGGGTGAAGAGTTTGTTTGGAataagaagagagaaagagaagaaactaaACTTCAGGTGTGGAGAGGCTAAAAGTATGGAATTGTGTTGTTCTGAGAGTACTAGTAATTCAACAGTTTTGTGTCACAATTCAGGGACTATACCCCCCAACCTTTCTCAAGCTGAGGCTGCTTGGTTACAATCATTCTGCACAGAGAAGGAGCAAAACAAGCACGCCATCGCAGTTGCTGCTGCCACGGCGGCAGCTGCTGATGCTGCCGTGGCAGCAGCACAGGCTGCGGTGGCGGTTGTTAGGCTCACCAGCCAAGGAAGGGGTCGCACCATGTTTGGTGTTGGACCTGAGATGTGGGCTGCCATCAAGATTCAAACAGTGTTTAGAGGATTCCTG GCAAGGAAGGCACTAAGGGCATTAAAAGGATTGGTGAAATTGCAGGCACTTGTCAGAGGGTATTTAGTGAGGAAGCTAGCAACAGCAACCCTGCATAGTATGCAGGCTCTTGTTAGAGCTCAAGCTAGAATGCGGTCCCACAAATCTCTCAGGCCCATGACCACAAAGAATGAAGCATATAAACCTCATAATAGAGCAAGAAGATCCATG GAGAGGTTTGATGACACTAAGAGTGAGTGTGCAGTTCCAATCCACAGTAGAAGGGTATCATCTTCTTTTGATGCTACAATTAACAACAGTGTTGATGGGAGCCCCAAAATAGTGGAAGTGGACACTTTCAGGCCTAAGTCAAGGTCTAGAAGGGCAATTTCAGATTTTGGTGATGAACCATCACTAGAAGCACTTTCTTCTCCCTTACCAGTTCCGTACAGAACCCCTACACGTTTGTCCATACCAGACCAAAGGAATATTCAGGACTCTGAATGGGGGTTAACAGGAGAAGAGTGCAGATTCTCTACAGCACATAGCACTCCGCGCTTCACAAATTCTTGTACCTGTGGCTCAGTTGCACCATTGACACCAAAGAGTGTGTGCACTGATAACTACTTGTTCCTAAGGCAGTATGGGAATTTTCCAAACTACATGACTAGTACTCAGTCTTTTAAGGCCAAATTGAGGTCTCATAGTGCTCCAAAGCAACGGCCAGAACCTGGTCCAAGGAAGAGGATTTCCCTCAATGAAATGATGGAGTCTAGGAATAGTTTGAGTGGGGTTAGAATGCAGAGGTCTTGCTCACAGGTTCAAGAAGTCattaatttcaagaatgttgTGATGGGGAAGCTTCAGAAATCCACATAA